From the Candidatus Methylomirabilota bacterium genome, one window contains:
- a CDS encoding MFS transporter, translated as MKLDVRAIVAWTLYDFANSAFAAVIFATIYAAYYALAVVGNHDGAGDLWWGRVVSLSMGMVAVTSPFLGGIADRAGVRRPLFIGFTALAIVATASMATVEPGMVGWGFVLGVIGNFAYESALVYYNAYLPDLAPPSHQGRVSGWGFAVGYAGSIVALLAALPFVQKEAYAGAFIATAALFAVFSLPAFTMLPQPARGRVPVRQAAREGGAEVVATARRILARPDLRRFLGAYFVYEDGVNTVIAFAGIFAAQTLGFSMERLIGLYIVVQVSALLGAL; from the coding sequence ATGAAGCTCGACGTGCGCGCGATCGTGGCGTGGACGCTCTACGACTTCGCCAACTCCGCCTTCGCCGCGGTGATCTTTGCGACGATTTACGCCGCCTATTACGCCCTCGCGGTGGTCGGCAACCACGACGGGGCGGGCGACCTCTGGTGGGGCCGCGTGGTCTCGCTCTCGATGGGCATGGTGGCGGTGACCTCGCCGTTCCTGGGCGGCATCGCCGACCGGGCCGGCGTGCGCCGGCCGTTGTTCATCGGCTTCACCGCGCTGGCGATCGTGGCCACCGCCTCGATGGCCACCGTCGAGCCGGGCATGGTGGGGTGGGGCTTCGTCCTGGGCGTGATCGGCAACTTCGCCTACGAGAGCGCGCTCGTCTACTACAACGCCTACCTGCCCGATCTGGCGCCGCCGAGTCATCAGGGGCGCGTCTCGGGGTGGGGATTCGCGGTGGGCTATGCGGGCTCGATCGTGGCCCTGCTCGCCGCGCTGCCCTTCGTGCAGAAGGAGGCCTATGCGGGCGCGTTCATCGCCACGGCGGCGCTCTTCGCGGTCTTCTCGCTGCCCGCGTTCACCATGCTGCCCCAGCCCGCGCGCGGCCGGGTCCCGGTGCGGCAGGCCGCGCGCGAGGGCGGGGCGGAGGTGGTGGCCACCGCGCGCCGCATCCTCGCGCGGCCGGATCTTCGCCGCTTCCTCGGCGCGTACTTCGTCTACGAGGACGGGGTCAACACGGTGATCGCGTTCGCCGGCATCTTCGCGGCGCAGACCCTGGGCTTCTCGATGGAGCGGCTGATCGGCCTCTACATCGTCGTGCAGGTCTCGGCCCTGCTCGGTGCCCTC